A genomic segment from Manduca sexta isolate Smith_Timp_Sample1 chromosome 13, JHU_Msex_v1.0, whole genome shotgun sequence encodes:
- the LOC115453534 gene encoding high mobility group protein D-like, which produces MSDKPKRPMSAYLLWLNSARDKIKSEHPGLKVTEIAKKASEIWRGMEDKSEWEAMAAKAKEQYTADLEFYNANGGDGGEEKKKRKPQKRGKKTKSAPAAKSRKKKQESEDEDDAEEDNESD; this is translated from the coding sequence atgtctgACAAACCGAAGCGGCCGATGTCTGCATACCTGCTGTGGCTGAACAGTGCccgagataaaataaaatctgaacACCCGGGCTTAAAAGTCACAGAGATTGCCAAAAAAGCTAGCGAGATCTGGCGCGGCATGGAGGACAAAAGCGAGTGGGAGGCGATGGCGGCCAAGGCGAAGGAACAATATACCGCCGACCTGGAGTTCTACAACGCGAACGGTGGCGATGGCGGCGAGGAGAAGAAAAAGAGAAAGCCACAGAAGAGAGGCAAGAAGACCAAGAGCGCGCCCGCTGCCAAATCAAGGAAAAAGAAACAGGAGTCTGAGGATGAGGATGACGCCGAGGAGGACAACGAAAGTGATTGA